The genomic window TGTCAAGATAGATTTTTTTCAGTTGCATATCTCAGTTTCAAACGCGAAAAGCTTTAAATGGTTTAATTGTATCTGCCTGTATATAAAGGAGTTATGGGTCTTATTCTGTCCTATTAATAATCATTTGCTTTCCATTCCTCAGTTTGATTTGAAATCAAAAAGGAAGGAGTTCAGAATCAACATCTTATCCAATTTCAGTTTTTATTAGTTTACAGTGAAATTGTATAACTTCCTTGATTTATCATTTATTGGCCAAAATTTCAATAGCCTTTTGGTTAAAATTTTGGTCAGATTGCAGCATTATCTTAAATTTACATCTGATATTCTTATCATTATATATTGTCATTATTATTAATATTGAAAAAAAATATTGAATTAGACAAAATGCTTGAGGCGCTGTTGAGAGGTGACAGAAGCGCTCTGGCGAATGCAATTACCTTGGCTGAAAGTAAACTTGCCATTGACAAAAAACTTACAAGAGAACTCTTGAGTTTGCTTCCACCTAATGAAAGAAAAACAAGAAGGATTGGTATTTCCGGGCCTCCAGGTGTAGGTAAAAGCTCTCTAATAGAAAAATTAGGACTGCGTTACGTTGAACTGGGTCATAAAGTGGCAGTACTCAGTGTAGACCCATCCAGTCAAAGAACAAAAGGCAGTATTCTCGGAGATAAAACCAGGATGGCAGAACTGGCTTTAAAATCCGCAGCATTCATTAGACCTTCTTCTGCAGGATCAATTCTTGGTGGTTTGAATGAGTCGACTTACCGCACCATCAAAATTTGTGAATCTGCCGGTTATGATACCATAATAATAGAGACGGTGGGTGCAGGTCAATCTGAACATGCTGTATCAGATTTGTGTGATTGCCTTATTGTCGTTCAACCACCGGTAGGCGGCGATGATATGCAGGCCATTAAAATGGGATTATTGGAATGGGCGGACATACTCGTGATCAATAAAGCAGATGGTGATTTACTTCAAAAAGCAAAAGAATCTGCCGGTTACCTTCAAAATGCAATTCAGTTTAGGATCTCACGTTGGAGAGATTGGAAAATTCCAATTATCCTTGCCTCAGCTGTTTTGCCAAATGGGGTGATAAATTTATTCGAGAAAATTGATCTTTTTTTCATCAGGCATTCTGATTCAGGTGGCATCAATCAGCTTAGACAGAATCAGAGCCTGAATTTCTTTGATCAGGAGTGGCCTAGAGCTTTGATTTCAACTTTGGAAGAGAATGAATATTTCCAAAAAGAGTTAAGAAAATATCAAGAAATGCTTAAGAGTGGACAAATTCAGGCAGATTATGCAGTAGAACTGATGATTCAGTATATTTTTGCAAACTTTAATGAAAACTAACTGATGCGGAAAATCTTTTGGACTTTGTTATTGATGAGCTTTAGTTTCAAAGAAGTAGGAAACGATTGTGTTTCTACTGACCCAAGTCCATTTGTTTTAAGTTCGCCTGTGCGCAATCCCATTTCAATGACCGGTAGCTTTGGAGAGCTCAGGAATAATCATTTCCACGCAGGTATCGACATTAGATCGGCAACTGGGGTAGGAGGTGATGAGATTCTTGCAGCGGCCACAGGATTCGTTCGCAAAATTTCCATCAGCAGTACAGATTACGGTAAATCAATTTACATTGAGCATCCCAATGGATATACTACACTCTATGCACATCTTGAAAAATTTCGGCCTGATTTGGATGCTGCAGTGAAAACACATCAATATAAAGTTCAAAAGTTTGAAACAGATATAGATTTTAGCCCTAAGGACTGGCCGGTAACTGTCGGTGACCTGATCGGTTATATGGGAAATACAGGAGCCAGTAAAGGGGCTCATTTGCATTTTGAGTTGAGAGAAACGAATTCATCGGAAGTCCTGGATCCTGCAGAGTATGGTGTTCCTATTCAGGATAATATAGCACCTTTGATTAGACGAGTCAAACTTTATGGTTTTGATTCCCAGGGCAATGAATCTTCAAGTCAAATTTTTTATGCATCAAAACTGAATAAATCAACTCATTTGATCAGTGTACCGGGAGATATGTTTAGCCTCGGTGTCGATGCCTTAGATAGGTCTAATAATTCATGGAATTGGACAGGAGTAAAATCTATAGAGATGAAAGTAGATGGCATAGTGGTCTATCAGTTTTCAACGGATCATTGGTCTCTGGAAGATACGAGGTGTGTCAACGCACATATTGATTATCCATCTAAGTTGAATGCACAGGGGCAATTTCAGAGATGTTTCAAACTTAAAGGCAACCGTATAGGCTTATACAAGGTTTTGCAAAATGAAGGTACATTCTTTATGGCTGATGGGTTCGATCACAATGTAAGTCTCACAGTAAAAGACTCGCGCCACAATGAGAGCTCAGTTCATTTTTTAGTGCGTAAAGTGCCTTACACCAAGAAATCAAAGAATGAAGACCTGGATCAGGTATTGCATTACGATACCGATAACTTAGTTCAGTTCCAAAGCGGCTATTTTCATATTCCTGCTGGTAGTTTATACGACAACTCCTTTTATAGATCCGACTCTATCATAAATTCTTCTGCAATGGCATTGTGCAACTGGATAGGTTGTTATCCGGGAAAAGATCCATTACATGGAGAAATCGAAATCGCACTCCGCCCAACAAGACAAATGGATCCGGGAGAACTCGACAAATGTTTTGTTGCAGTCAAACGGGGCTCAAGCTATGTGTCTTGTGGAGGGAAATGGATGGACGGATATCTAAAATCGACATATAAGTCCTTAGGGTATTATTCCATTATGATGGATACAATGGCGCCAAGAATAGCTCCTATTACTTATAAGTTTAATATGCATAACAATAAGTATATGTCATTCCGAATTCAGGATAATATTCCTGCATTAGGATCAGCTGAACATCCACGATGTGATGCGTATCTAGATGGGCAATGGATTTTGATGGAGTATGATGCGAAAAACCACTTGATCAAACATCAGTTCGAAGATTGGCTGAGCCCGGGCAAACATGAGCTGATACTGGTGGCTACAGATGATCGTCAAAATTCCAGGTCGTATACTTACAATTTTATTCGTTAAGCAGATCTTGTCTCTTAACATGAAAAAGCACAATGGACAATTATTTACCCAAATTTAAATTAAAAGCCGGCGATCTTTTTCCAGAATTTGGATTGCTCAATCAACATGGAAAAACTGTTCAACTTCAGGATATCGTTTCAAAGTGGCTTGTCATTTTTTTCTATCCAAAAGACAATACGCCTACATGTACGAAAGAGGCTTGCAACCTGAGAGATCATTTTACTCAACTCCTATCTCACGATGTACATCTTTTAGGAATGAGCTCGGACACTGTAAAAAGTCACCGGAAGTTCATAGACAAATTTCATCTTCCATATGATCTTTTAGTTGATGAAAATAATAATCTAGCTAAAACACTAGGAGTATATAGCAAAAAGAAATTTATGGGAATAGTGTTTCAAGGTATCCATAGAAGTACTTTTATCTTGAATTCTGAGAAAAAATTCATGAAATAATTTATCCGGTAGTCAGCGCTAAACACCAGGAACAAATTCTTGAGAGTATATCTAATCCGATTTTTTTATCTTGAAGTGAATTTTGGTTAAAAGGAAATCATTGATAAATCTTTAAAAAAATAGCGTATATTGAGTCAATTCCGTAAGATATGGGTTATTTTTGACGCTGTATTTGAGTAAACTACGAAATTGACAATATGGATATTTTTGAACAATCGCTGCTGCTCCACAAAGACTTGAAAGGTAAGCTGGATGTTGCGAACAAGCTGGATATCCAAACCAGAGAACAACTTTCTCAAGTCTATAGTCCAGGGGTTGCTGCACCCTGCGAAGAGATTTATAAAGATCCTGGTAAAGTTTATGATTACACCATTAAGGCAAACACAATAGCAATTGTCTCTGATGGATCTGCTGTATTGGGGTTAGGCAATATAGGCCCTTTGGCTGCGATTCCTGTTATGGAAGGTAAAGCAATGCTTTTCAAAAAATTTGCTGGAATCAACGGTTTTCCAATATGCTTGAACACTCAGGATACCGAAGAAATCATACAAATTGTGAAAAACATTGCACCCGTATTCGGTGGAATCAACCTGGAAGACATTTCTTCACCTCGATGCTTTGAAATTGAGGCAAGGCTTCAAAATATAGGAATACCGGTTTTTCATGATGATCAGCATGGCACAGCTATAGTAGTTCTAGCAGCTTTATTGAATTTTTGTAGAGCTACAGGCAGAAAGATGGGAGATCTTAAAGTTGTCATCAATGGTGCTGGAGCGGCTGGAATTGCTATTGCCAGATACATCGCCAGAAAGGATCCAATGGCTATTAATCAGCAATTGGTGAAATCGGTAATTGTGTGCGATTCAATATCGATTATACATTCACAGCGTGAAAATTTGAATGCAATGAAGCGTGAGTTATTGACTTACATCAATCCGGACGATATTGCCGGGTCTGTATTTGATGCTCTTAAAGGAGCTGACGTTTTTATAGGTGTAAGCAAAGCCAATTTATTGAAAGAAGAGCACATTCGTTCCATGTCACCAGATCCTTTGATCTTGGCACTGGCTAATCCAATCCCTGAAATATTACCTGAAGATGCATACAAGGGTGGAGCTTTTATCGTTGGTACAGGACGGAGCGATTACAACAATCAAGTCAATAACGTATTGGCATTTCCAGGGATTTTTCTGGGTGCTCTTCAGGCAAAGGCTTCCCGAATCAACCTAAGCATGAAATTTGCTGCTGCAGAAGCAATTGCCGCACATGTTAAGGAGCCAACCAAAGATAAAATAATACCGGATTCTTTAGATCCAACAGTGGCTACGAGTGTTGCAGAAGCAGTTCGTTCTATAGCTCTCACTCATAATTTCTAGAAATAAAATTTGTTGATTTGAGCTGTTATTGAGCTCATCACTGCTATTGGTTAAAGCGTCTTAAAGTAACTACTACACGGTTATTTATCATTCGACCTTCAATGATTTTGTTGTCCCCAACCGGATATTTTTCACCCATGCCCTCAACGATTACACGCTCATCTGCAATGCCGGCGTCTTTTAATTTTGATTTGATTGCTTGAACTCGAGCATCTGTAAGTTTGAGATTTTTTTGATCATCTCCCTCATTATCAGTATACGCTTCAATTTTAATGATCATTTTCGGAAACTCTGTCATAAATCTAGCTAGGTCCACGATTTCTTTGTCGGAGTTTGCCTTCCATTCAGCAGTATTTGGCTTCCATTGTAGGTCTAAGAACTTAAATTCCGTGCCTAAATCATATTGGCCTGATTGAGCAAACTCAAACAACTGGTGTACCAATGTTCCTTCAGAAGGAGTTACATCTGACAACTTGCTCAATGCCATTTTTACATCTTCAGTAATAACCGGAACTGGCACAGCTGTAGATATAACCTTTGGTGATGGATTCGCTTTCTGAGTATCATTTTTGCATGCTCCAAAAATGATAGAAGAGATGCTAAAAACTAACAAGATGAATCTTACTGAATGCATAAGGCAATAAATTTTTGCTAAGGTAAAATCTTCACAGTCACTAAGGATATGAGATCACATTATTAACATTTATTTTGGGTTCTGCTTAGGCAACTTACATTATAAATTTGAAACATTAAACTTGAGTTTCAAATATGACCTGCTTATCTTTGGCTAAAAAGGAAAAAATACGTATTATCGCAATTGTTTGTATTAAAATGATTCATGAGTCCTCAAAATGATTTCCCTGAAATAAAGACGACACCTGAAATCTCCAGGTTAAACGTATTGAGAGCCTATGGCAATCAGTACCAGCTTTTTTATGAATATGCTTTATTACATTCAGGAAAATCTGCTAAAACGTCTATCCAAATAAGCCCTGTATTATTCAGGATGGTTCGGGAAAACATTTTGAATGAAGATTCAATGGAGGCAATATTACGCTTTATGAATCTTGATATCGACAAACTCCATTTTGATGAGTTAAAAACTGAAATAGAACGCGCCAACAGAGTTTATCAAAGAATTCAGCTAAATGGTAATAACGAGTCTTCTTTCGTTGAAGAAAATGACTTGGAATATTCAAAAACCTTAAACGATGAATTCAAGAATAAAGCTGGCTACCTTATCATTTTGGCGCCAGGCGAATCTGAAAATGAATTTTATTTTCAATTTGATGGTGGAAGTGAGAAGAAAGATAAATTGAAACTCACAAAGGAGGCTATTCAACAGAATAAATTGCTGCATGCCTTCCTGAAATTAAATATATTGCCGGTTAAGGTTCATGCACTAGAACTACAACAAATTGAGGATGAGTACCAAGCCGGGTATCTCATTTTCTACCCAGATTATTTACTGGATATTACAGCAATTGCAGAATGTTTTTATACTGATGGAGCCAATCCTTACAAACATTTGATTTCATTATTTTATTTTGATTCTTTCAGTAAAGCGATGTTAGCAGGTACTCTGATCAATGATTATTTGGACCAGTTGATAATTGAAAAAAACTTGAGTTTTGCTGAGGTTTTCAAAAATGTTTTTTGGACAAATCCACTGGCTTTCGTTTTGTTTTCGGACGATGAATTGCTGGAATTTAGGACAAAACTTAAAATGCAGTTTGATCACCTCAAAGCACTTGTCTCAAACCGTTTTGATGGTTTGATAGAGGATTTAGGATATTGTGACCTGGAACCTTCATTTTATTCAAGAAAATATGGCATACAGGGCAGATTAGATGTCTTTTTCAAGAACAATGAAGTTAACCGCGCTACCATAATTGAACTTAAAAGCGGTAAGCCATACAAGCCAAATTTAAATGGAATTAATAGAAATCATCATGTACAAGCAACTCTTTACAAATATTTGATCCAGTCAGTTTGGCCGGACCTCGGACAAGCCGATTGTTACATATTATATTCTGTGCTTTCAAGTGGTGCACTTCGGATTTCTCCTGAGTCTAGTTCTGATTTTTATTCGATTTTGCAGATGAGAAACCAATTGTTGTTTCTTCATTTTGCATTAGCCGGACAATCAGAAAAACATCTTTTTGATGAATTGCATTACAGACATTTTGAAAAAATTGATTCTTTTATGCTGACGAAAGCAAAGTCAGTTGTCGATATCTATCAGAATTGTGATCAGCTCGAGAAGGAATACTTCAAAACTTATATAGCTGCAGTTGCTAGGGAGCAAATTTATTCTAAACTAGGAAGTACATCATCCGATACCGGAGTTTCAGGATTGTGGTTGGTGGATGCAAAGCAAAAAGAGATAGAATATAATTTGATTGCTGATCTAAGAATAGATGAAATAGTTCTGGAAAGAAGGGAGTTTCCTATTTTGTTATTGAAAAATAAAAATGGTAGTTCGCTCTCGCACAATTTTAGGGTCGGTGATACACTTCTACTCTACAAACAAATCCAGAATAAACCTGATGTGATGCATCAACAGGTTTATAAGTGTACGTTGTTAGAAGTACAACCACAAATGGTTCACATCAGATTAAGATGCCGACAGTTTAGAGAAAATATTGATGATGTAAGTTCGATTTGGAATCTTGAACACGATCATTTAGACAGGAGTTTTATTCAGCAATACCAAAATCTACACACTTTTCTTTCTGCAGAATCCAGGATTAGAAAACTTTACTTGTCTCAGGAAAAGCCTGTGTTAAGAACTGATGCTAGTATTTATTATGCTTCTCCGGAGTTGCGTACAGAACATTTGACTATTATTCAGCGCATATTAAATGCACAAGATTATTTTTTACTTTGGGGACCTCCTGGTACGGGCAAGACAAGTATTATCGTAAAACATTTATGTAAGTATTTTATTGGCTGTTCTGAAGAAAGTGTATTGCTCTTGGCATATACAAATCGAGCAGTAGATGAAATGTGTTCTGCAGCATTGGAAATAATAGAAGAAAATTCCTTGATCAGAATTGGTTCTAGATATGCCGTCCATCAAGATTTTAGACATTATTTATTGGAGGAAGTATCTATGCAGTTTAACAGTCGGGCATTGTTATTGGATCATTTACAAAAGACTAGATTGTATGCGGCTACAGTGGCTTCAATTCTTGGGAAAAAGGAATTGTTTGATGTTAAGCAGTTTGACATTTTAATCATAGATGAAGCCTCACAAATTTTGGAACCTCATATAATTGGCTTGCTTCCTCTGTTTAAACGGGTAATTTTTATAGGAGATCATTTGCAACTTCCAGCTGTAAGCGTGCAGGATGAATCTCAATCCATCATATTAAACCAAGAACTGCTTCAAGCAGGTTTCCGCTCGACGAGTGAATCATTGTTTGAACGATTGTGGAAACAATGTGTAGTTAAGGAATGGGAGCACTGTATAGGAATGCTGCAGTCGCAGGGTAGGATGCATTTGGAAATCATGGATATTGTCAACCAATTATTCTATCAATCCAAACTGGAGGTAATGAATCGAGACAAGAATGGTAAACAATTGAGGTTGCTATCTCATCCTGATTCCTTGTCTTCCAATCCAAATAACATATTTCCAAATAAAAGACTTGTATTCATAGATGTTGGTAAATCAGAATCTAATTTCTCATTTAAAACTAACCGAGCTGAAGCTTTGATTGTTGCGGAATTAGTAGAGCAAATCTATCATCATTATAAGGAGGAAAATCTAATTTGGTCTTCGGAAAGTGTTGGAGTTATTACGCCTTTCAGGGCACAAATTACTGCAATCAGAGCAGCGCTTTATGAAAGAGGATTGGATAAGATCGACTTGACAGTTGACACTGTTGAAAGGTATCAGGGAAGTGCTCGAGATATTATTATACTTTCAACTGTGATTCAGGATAGCCGGCTGCTTTCTCAGATACAATCCGTAGATGCAAACGGTATTGACAGAAAATTGAATGTGGCCTTGTCAAGAGCTCGTGAAAGAATTATAATTTGCGGTGTGTCAGACGCATTGCAAAATTCTACCGAATATCAATACCTTCTTGCGAATTTTACCAGAATTAATATGGGAAGCCCTAAAAGCTGATCAATTCAATTTTTCATTTTCAAACATTCCTGTTGAAAATATCAAATTTCAATCAATGGCAAGAAGACTTGTGGATGTTGGAGTTTAAATAGTGCGAAATCTTTTTTAAGTTGATTCTGAAAACGAATGGAGGCTTCACTATTCGGATATAACGGTTTGTGTTTTATTTTTTTTTGAAAGCTAAGTATTTCCTCGTTGAGCGCTTGAGTTGCCTTTGTAAAGAAAACATTTGAAAATTTCTGCCAGATATAATGGATTGCCAGCGAATTTGGATGAACCATGTCCTCTTTGACAAACCGGTAGTCTCTAAGATCATCAATGAGTAATTCAAATGCAGGAAAGTACTCGACGAAGTTATAATTTTGTTCCAGAAATTCTGAGAGCATCAAGAGACATGATTTGCTTCGATTGTTATCGACCAATCCATCCTGAAGATACCTTACAGGGCTGACAGAAATTAATATCTTGCATCCGGGATTGAATTGTTTGAGTTCCTGAAAACTAGCGTTAAATTCGCTGATTAATTCCTGTAAAGTTATTCTATATTTTGTAAAATGCTGAGCGGGAACTTTATGGCAATTGGCAACCCGATGTCTGTCTTCTTTGGTTTCATAAATACTTGAAGTGCCAAGGGTAAGGATCAGATATTCTGCTTGGTTTAACTTTTCTCTACAGTCATTGAAATGGGCATTGATTTGAAGTAATGCAACATCTTTATCGGGATGAGAAAAACTCCCGTGATGATCCCAACTTGAAAACATTTCATTCGAAAAAATCAATTCATGATCTAAATATTCTTTTCCGGCAATTAATCGTCTGAGCTGATGAGCTAGCATCCACGCATTAAATACAATACCATATGGGCTGAAGCTACTGTTGAAACCATGTTCAGTCAATTTTTGGTGCAAATTTTCTGCAAAACAGCTACCCATGCAAATGATCTTTTCACCATGGAAAATTTTATTTGGAGAAGGTGCTAGCAGCAATTCTGTTCTTAAATTGAAATCACTCATACAAACTGCAAAAATACATTGCAGATGGAGTTCTTTCCCTATTTTTCTTTTGGTTTTGATAGTAAAGCAAATTTTTGGCTTGTCCTGAGATTTGTCAGTTATTGAAATATTAGCCTAGCGGGTAAGATTTGTGGGCTTTTGTATTTGTATTTTTTATATTTTTGCACATAACTCCAAATTATGGGTTTTTGGTCTTCCATTTTTAAATCTTCTTCTGATTCTTCAGTATTGTTAGATTCGAACACGGTTTTTGGCAGATTTTCAGGCGTGTTTAAATCCGATTCTTTGAATGAACATTGGGAAATGGCATTGAGCGATTTTGAGAAGAAAGATTACCATAGTTCCTTTAGTCATGTATTGGAATATTTGAAAAACGAAAAGGGTGATAATATTCGTTTTCAACAGATTAATGATCGAATTGAATTTGAAATATTTCAAGGATCAAAATCGGTGTTGGGTTATATGGATCTAGTTCATTTTTATGCGATAGCTCCATTGGCAATAGTTGAAGATTTGAACATTGGGTTAATGAGAAAATCCCTTGAGAAAAATTATATGTTGCAATACAGTCGTTATGCATTAAATGATAAACTTCAAATGAGTTTAAAATTTGATAGTGTAATTGCTGAAGCCTCGCCATATAAGCTATTTTATGGATTAAAGGAAATGGCCATACAGGCAGATTTGGACGATGATCTAATGGTAATGGATTTTCAAAATGTGAAACCTATAAATGCAGAGCACATTATAGCTATCAGTGATAAGGAAAAGGAGCTAAAGACAAATTATTTTTAT from Saprospiraceae bacterium includes these protein-coding regions:
- the meaB gene encoding methylmalonyl Co-A mutase-associated GTPase MeaB, with translation MKKNIELDKMLEALLRGDRSALANAITLAESKLAIDKKLTRELLSLLPPNERKTRRIGISGPPGVGKSSLIEKLGLRYVELGHKVAVLSVDPSSQRTKGSILGDKTRMAELALKSAAFIRPSSAGSILGGLNESTYRTIKICESAGYDTIIIETVGAGQSEHAVSDLCDCLIVVQPPVGGDDMQAIKMGLLEWADILVINKADGDLLQKAKESAGYLQNAIQFRISRWRDWKIPIILASAVLPNGVINLFEKIDLFFIRHSDSGGINQLRQNQSLNFFDQEWPRALISTLEENEYFQKELRKYQEMLKSGQIQADYAVELMIQYIFANFNEN
- a CDS encoding AAA family ATPase, which translates into the protein MSPQNDFPEIKTTPEISRLNVLRAYGNQYQLFYEYALLHSGKSAKTSIQISPVLFRMVRENILNEDSMEAILRFMNLDIDKLHFDELKTEIERANRVYQRIQLNGNNESSFVEENDLEYSKTLNDEFKNKAGYLIILAPGESENEFYFQFDGGSEKKDKLKLTKEAIQQNKLLHAFLKLNILPVKVHALELQQIEDEYQAGYLIFYPDYLLDITAIAECFYTDGANPYKHLISLFYFDSFSKAMLAGTLINDYLDQLIIEKNLSFAEVFKNVFWTNPLAFVLFSDDELLEFRTKLKMQFDHLKALVSNRFDGLIEDLGYCDLEPSFYSRKYGIQGRLDVFFKNNEVNRATIIELKSGKPYKPNLNGINRNHHVQATLYKYLIQSVWPDLGQADCYILYSVLSSGALRISPESSSDFYSILQMRNQLLFLHFALAGQSEKHLFDELHYRHFEKIDSFMLTKAKSVVDIYQNCDQLEKEYFKTYIAAVAREQIYSKLGSTSSDTGVSGLWLVDAKQKEIEYNLIADLRIDEIVLERREFPILLLKNKNGSSLSHNFRVGDTLLLYKQIQNKPDVMHQQVYKCTLLEVQPQMVHIRLRCRQFRENIDDVSSIWNLEHDHLDRSFIQQYQNLHTFLSAESRIRKLYLSQEKPVLRTDASIYYASPELRTEHLTIIQRILNAQDYFLLWGPPGTGKTSIIVKHLCKYFIGCSEESVLLLAYTNRAVDEMCSAALEIIEENSLIRIGSRYAVHQDFRHYLLEEVSMQFNSRALLLDHLQKTRLYAATVASILGKKELFDVKQFDILIIDEASQILEPHIIGLLPLFKRVIFIGDHLQLPAVSVQDESQSIILNQELLQAGFRSTSESLFERLWKQCVVKEWEHCIGMLQSQGRMHLEIMDIVNQLFYQSKLEVMNRDKNGKQLRLLSHPDSLSSNPNNIFPNKRLVFIDVGKSESNFSFKTNRAEALIVAELVEQIYHHYKEENLIWSSESVGVITPFRAQITAIRAALYERGLDKIDLTVDTVERYQGSARDIIILSTVIQDSRLLSQIQSVDANGIDRKLNVALSRARERIIICGVSDALQNSTEYQYLLANFTRINMGSPKS
- a CDS encoding GSCFA domain-containing protein, with the protein product MGSCFAENLHQKLTEHGFNSSFSPYGIVFNAWMLAHQLRRLIAGKEYLDHELIFSNEMFSSWDHHGSFSHPDKDVALLQINAHFNDCREKLNQAEYLILTLGTSSIYETKEDRHRVANCHKVPAQHFTKYRITLQELISEFNASFQELKQFNPGCKILISVSPVRYLQDGLVDNNRSKSCLLMLSEFLEQNYNFVEYFPAFELLIDDLRDYRFVKEDMVHPNSLAIHYIWQKFSNVFFTKATQALNEEILSFQKKIKHKPLYPNSEASIRFQNQLKKDFALFKLQHPQVFLPLIEI
- a CDS encoding M23 family metallopeptidase; translated protein: MRKIFWTLLLMSFSFKEVGNDCVSTDPSPFVLSSPVRNPISMTGSFGELRNNHFHAGIDIRSATGVGGDEILAAATGFVRKISISSTDYGKSIYIEHPNGYTTLYAHLEKFRPDLDAAVKTHQYKVQKFETDIDFSPKDWPVTVGDLIGYMGNTGASKGAHLHFELRETNSSEVLDPAEYGVPIQDNIAPLIRRVKLYGFDSQGNESSSQIFYASKLNKSTHLISVPGDMFSLGVDALDRSNNSWNWTGVKSIEMKVDGIVVYQFSTDHWSLEDTRCVNAHIDYPSKLNAQGQFQRCFKLKGNRIGLYKVLQNEGTFFMADGFDHNVSLTVKDSRHNESSVHFLVRKVPYTKKSKNEDLDQVLHYDTDNLVQFQSGYFHIPAGSLYDNSFYRSDSIINSSAMALCNWIGCYPGKDPLHGEIEIALRPTRQMDPGELDKCFVAVKRGSSYVSCGGKWMDGYLKSTYKSLGYYSIMMDTMAPRIAPITYKFNMHNNKYMSFRIQDNIPALGSAEHPRCDAYLDGQWILMEYDAKNHLIKHQFEDWLSPGKHELILVATDDRQNSRSYTYNFIR
- a CDS encoding OmpA family protein, encoding MHSVRFILLVFSISSIIFGACKNDTQKANPSPKVISTAVPVPVITEDVKMALSKLSDVTPSEGTLVHQLFEFAQSGQYDLGTEFKFLDLQWKPNTAEWKANSDKEIVDLARFMTEFPKMIIKIEAYTDNEGDDQKNLKLTDARVQAIKSKLKDAGIADERVIVEGMGEKYPVGDNKIIEGRMINNRVVVTLRRFNQ
- a CDS encoding NADP-dependent malic enzyme; translation: MDIFEQSLLLHKDLKGKLDVANKLDIQTREQLSQVYSPGVAAPCEEIYKDPGKVYDYTIKANTIAIVSDGSAVLGLGNIGPLAAIPVMEGKAMLFKKFAGINGFPICLNTQDTEEIIQIVKNIAPVFGGINLEDISSPRCFEIEARLQNIGIPVFHDDQHGTAIVVLAALLNFCRATGRKMGDLKVVINGAGAAGIAIARYIARKDPMAINQQLVKSVIVCDSISIIHSQRENLNAMKRELLTYINPDDIAGSVFDALKGADVFIGVSKANLLKEEHIRSMSPDPLILALANPIPEILPEDAYKGGAFIVGTGRSDYNNQVNNVLAFPGIFLGALQAKASRINLSMKFAAAEAIAAHVKEPTKDKIIPDSLDPTVATSVAEAVRSIALTHNF
- a CDS encoding peroxiredoxin, translated to MDNYLPKFKLKAGDLFPEFGLLNQHGKTVQLQDIVSKWLVIFFYPKDNTPTCTKEACNLRDHFTQLLSHDVHLLGMSSDTVKSHRKFIDKFHLPYDLLVDENNNLAKTLGVYSKKKFMGIVFQGIHRSTFILNSEKKFMK